One genomic window of Acidovorax radicis includes the following:
- a CDS encoding NAD-dependent epimerase/dehydratase family protein, which produces MTESSLTTRRILVTGADGFLGRSVVAALAREGVSMLVAADVREVPAERRLPGVTYLVQDVRDPALAQTLADHAIDSVVHLASIVTPGKGSSRAFEYSVDVLGSKNVLDACVAQGVAQVVVSSSGAAYGYHADNPAWLRETDALRGNAVFAYAHHKRLVEEMLAQYRAEHPALAQTVLRIGTILGERVDNQITALFDKPRLLAIRGSESPFVFVWDEDVTGAIVHALRTQRAGCFNLAGDGALALREIARRLEKPVLELPAGLLRAALAVGSTLGVSRYGPEQLDFLRYRPVLLNTALKEILGYVPGKTSAEAFDAFVAARARQGRPVAAAGAPAVPA; this is translated from the coding sequence ATGACCGAATCTTCTTTGACAACGCGCCGCATTCTGGTGACCGGGGCCGATGGTTTTTTGGGCCGGAGCGTGGTGGCGGCGCTGGCGCGCGAAGGTGTTTCCATGCTGGTGGCCGCCGATGTGCGCGAGGTGCCTGCCGAGCGTCGCCTGCCGGGCGTGACCTACCTTGTGCAGGACGTGCGCGACCCCGCGCTGGCGCAGACGCTGGCTGACCATGCCATCGACAGCGTGGTGCACCTGGCCTCCATCGTCACCCCCGGCAAGGGCTCCAGCCGCGCATTCGAGTATTCCGTGGATGTGCTGGGCAGCAAGAATGTGCTGGATGCCTGTGTGGCGCAGGGCGTGGCGCAGGTGGTGGTCAGCTCCAGCGGGGCCGCCTATGGCTACCACGCCGACAACCCCGCCTGGCTGCGTGAGACCGATGCGCTGCGCGGCAACGCGGTGTTTGCCTATGCCCACCACAAGCGGCTGGTCGAAGAGATGCTGGCCCAGTACCGCGCTGAACATCCCGCCCTGGCGCAGACGGTGCTGCGCATTGGCACCATCCTGGGCGAGCGGGTGGACAACCAGATCACGGCGCTGTTCGACAAGCCGCGCCTGCTGGCCATCCGTGGCAGCGAGAGCCCCTTCGTCTTTGTCTGGGACGAGGACGTCACCGGCGCCATCGTGCATGCGTTGCGCACGCAGCGCGCGGGCTGCTTCAACCTCGCGGGCGATGGCGCACTTGCGCTGCGCGAGATCGCGCGGCGCCTCGAAAAACCCGTGCTGGAGTTGCCCGCTGGCCTGCTGCGTGCCGCGCTCGCGGTGGGTTCCACGCTGGGCGTGAGCCGCTATGGCCCTGAGCAACTGGACTTTCTGCGCTACCGGCCGGTGCTGCTCAACACCGCGCTCAAGGAGATTCTGGGCTATGTGCCCGGCAAGACCAGCGCCGAGGCGTTCGATGCCTTCGTGGCGGCCCGGGCGCGCCAAGGGCGGCCGGTGGCTGCGGCTGGGGCTCCGGCGGTGCCTGCATGA
- a CDS encoding bile acid:sodium symporter family protein: MLPVDEIRLNFNPASLVALNVVLGFLMFGIALDTRVADFKRVLRMPGAMAVGIAAQFVVLPAVTFGLTLLLQPGPSIALGMILVACCPPGNVSNILTHRAGGNVALSVSMTAISNALAIVLMPLNFAFWGGLHPTAAPLLRSIALDPMEMAGHIVAIIGLPFVLGLVCAEKLPRLAQRVNRPLRILSFVCLIGFIIGAVAGNWRYFLDYVGLVLLAVALHDALAFGTGYACARACGLPDYDRRAVSIEVGIRNAGLGLVLIFSFFGGLGGMAVVAGVWGFWDIIAGLVLAGWWGRRPAVMPVVAAAKEHGA; this comes from the coding sequence ATGCTGCCTGTCGACGAAATACGCCTCAACTTCAACCCCGCATCGCTCGTGGCGCTTAACGTGGTGCTGGGCTTTCTCATGTTTGGCATTGCGCTCGATACGCGCGTGGCCGATTTCAAGCGCGTGCTGCGGATGCCAGGCGCCATGGCGGTAGGCATTGCGGCCCAGTTCGTCGTGTTGCCTGCCGTGACCTTCGGGCTCACGCTGCTGCTGCAGCCCGGCCCCAGCATTGCACTGGGCATGATCCTGGTGGCGTGCTGCCCGCCGGGCAATGTGAGCAACATCCTCACGCACCGCGCCGGGGGCAATGTGGCGCTTTCGGTGTCGATGACGGCGATATCGAATGCCTTGGCCATCGTGCTCATGCCGCTCAACTTTGCGTTCTGGGGCGGTCTGCACCCCACGGCGGCGCCGCTGCTGCGCAGTATTGCGCTGGACCCGATGGAGATGGCGGGCCACATCGTGGCCATCATCGGGCTGCCTTTCGTGCTGGGCCTTGTGTGTGCTGAAAAGCTGCCGCGATTGGCTCAGCGGGTGAACAGGCCCTTGCGCATCCTCAGCTTTGTCTGCCTGATCGGTTTCATCATCGGTGCCGTGGCAGGCAACTGGCGCTACTTCCTGGACTATGTGGGGCTGGTGCTGCTGGCGGTGGCACTGCACGACGCGCTGGCCTTCGGCACGGGCTATGCCTGTGCCCGCGCCTGCGGCCTGCCAGACTACGACCGGCGCGCCGTGAGCATCGAAGTGGGCATCCGCAATGCCGGGCTGGGCCTGGTGCTGATCTTCAGCTTCTTTGGCGGGCTGGGCGGCATGGCCGTGGTGGCGGGTGTGTGGGGCTTCTGGGACATCATCGCGGGCCTGGTGCTGGCGGGGTGGTGGGGCCGCAGACCGGCCGTGATGCCAGTGGTGGCGGCTGCCAAGGAGCATGGCGCATGA
- a CDS encoding flavin-containing monooxygenase, translated as MSLETLPEGADTRAQIALIGAGPSGLAAARNLQKLGVPFQGFEAHTDVGGLWNIDNPRSTVYESAHLISSKHTTEFAEFLMRTEVADYPSHREMRQYFMDFAEHFDLRPHYWFGTQVLNVEPVGEGAAPLWRVTWSQHGGPAQTAEFKGVVIANGTLAEPNMPRFEGQFDGELLHTSAYKSAELFKGKRVLVVGAGNSGCDIAVDAVHYARSVDLSVRRGYYFVPKYLFGKPADTLGGKRPLPPWLKQKIDSVVLQWFTGDPVRFGLPKPDYKMYESHPVVNSLVLHHLGHGDIHVKPDIARFDGHTVHFKDGRAQDYDLVLCATGYKLHYPFIDHSLLNWQGMAPQLHLNILSPRFDNLAVMGMIEASGIGWQGRYEQAELVARFFKAQAEGSPCAQALRQAKAGPQPDLSGGFKYLQLERMAYYVHKDTYRNAVRAASAALVA; from the coding sequence ATGAGCTTGGAGACACTCCCTGAAGGAGCCGATACCCGCGCACAGATAGCCCTGATCGGCGCCGGGCCCAGCGGTCTGGCTGCTGCCCGCAACCTGCAGAAGCTGGGCGTGCCGTTCCAGGGCTTTGAAGCGCACACCGATGTGGGTGGCCTGTGGAACATCGACAACCCGCGCAGCACCGTGTACGAGTCGGCGCACCTGATCTCCAGCAAGCACACCACCGAGTTTGCCGAATTCCTGATGCGCACCGAGGTGGCTGACTACCCCAGCCACCGCGAGATGCGGCAGTACTTCATGGACTTTGCGGAGCACTTTGACCTGCGCCCGCACTATTGGTTTGGCACGCAGGTGCTCAACGTCGAGCCTGTGGGCGAGGGCGCCGCTCCGCTGTGGCGTGTCACCTGGAGCCAGCATGGCGGCCCCGCGCAGACGGCAGAGTTCAAGGGTGTGGTCATTGCCAATGGCACCCTGGCCGAGCCCAACATGCCGCGCTTTGAAGGCCAGTTTGACGGTGAACTGCTGCACACCAGTGCCTACAAAAGTGCCGAGCTGTTCAAGGGCAAACGTGTGTTGGTGGTGGGCGCTGGCAACTCGGGCTGTGACATTGCGGTGGATGCGGTGCACTACGCGCGCAGTGTGGATCTGTCGGTGCGGCGCGGCTATTACTTCGTGCCCAAATACCTGTTTGGCAAGCCTGCCGACACGCTGGGCGGCAAGCGCCCGCTGCCGCCCTGGCTCAAGCAGAAGATCGACAGCGTGGTGCTGCAGTGGTTCACGGGCGACCCGGTGCGTTTTGGCCTGCCCAAGCCCGACTACAAGATGTACGAGTCGCACCCCGTGGTGAACTCGCTGGTGCTCCACCACCTGGGCCATGGGGACATCCATGTGAAGCCCGACATCGCGCGCTTCGATGGCCACACCGTGCACTTCAAGGACGGCCGCGCACAGGACTACGACCTGGTGCTCTGCGCTACCGGCTACAAGCTGCACTACCCCTTCATCGACCACAGCCTGCTCAACTGGCAGGGCATGGCGCCGCAGCTGCACCTCAACATCCTGTCGCCGCGCTTCGACAACCTGGCCGTGATGGGGATGATCGAAGCCAGCGGCATCGGCTGGCAGGGCCGCTACGAACAGGCCGAGCTGGTGGCACGCTTCTTCAAGGCGCAGGCCGAGGGGTCGCCGTGCGCCCAGGCCCTGCGCCAGGCCAAGGCGGGCCCGCAACCCGATCTGTCGGGCGGGTTCAAGTACCTCCAGCTCGAACGCATGGCGTACTACGTGCACAAAGACACCTACCGCAACGCGGTGCGCGCAGCGTCTGCGGCGCTTGTCGCCTGA
- a CDS encoding IclR family transcriptional regulator gives MTTPSLRLFELLETMCAHGRPFSLAEAIEASGWPKPSVHRMLAQLESGGLLTREPGGRRYAPAPRLLRLAEDALTAGTQQGVRHAVLRQLVADIGESCNLTALSGAEVIYLDRVESAFPLRMELRPGTRVPIHCSASGKLFLAHLAPARRAALLDGLPLTRHTATTLTDARALQAELDQILRQGYATDAEEFVDGLVCVAVPVPGRGHRDVRCAVALQAPCARMSLPQALQQIPRLNAAAQTLARIST, from the coding sequence ATGACCACACCTAGCCTGCGCCTGTTCGAGTTGCTCGAAACCATGTGCGCCCACGGCCGCCCGTTCAGCCTTGCCGAGGCCATCGAAGCCTCGGGCTGGCCCAAGCCCAGCGTGCACCGCATGCTGGCGCAACTCGAAAGCGGCGGCCTGCTGACGCGTGAGCCCGGCGGGCGACGCTACGCCCCCGCACCACGCCTGCTGCGCCTGGCAGAAGACGCGCTGACGGCTGGCACGCAGCAAGGCGTGCGCCATGCCGTGCTGCGCCAGTTGGTGGCAGACATTGGCGAAAGCTGCAACCTCACGGCACTGAGCGGCGCCGAGGTGATCTACCTGGACCGGGTGGAGTCTGCCTTTCCGCTGCGCATGGAACTGCGCCCGGGCACGCGGGTGCCGATTCACTGTTCTGCCAGCGGCAAGCTGTTTCTGGCCCATCTGGCGCCAGCACGCCGTGCGGCGCTCCTCGATGGCCTGCCGCTCACCCGCCACACAGCCACCACCTTGACCGATGCCAGGGCGCTGCAGGCAGAGCTCGACCAGATCCTGCGACAGGGATACGCCACCGACGCCGAAGAATTTGTGGATGGCTTGGTATGCGTGGCCGTGCCGGTGCCCGGCAGGGGGCATCGCGACGTGCGCTGCGCGGTCGCACTGCAAGCTCCCTGCGCACGCATGTCGCTGCCGCAGGCGCTGCAACAGATTCCACGGCTGAATGCAGCGGCGCAGACACTGGCCCGCATCAGCACATGA
- a CDS encoding transglutaminase-like domain-containing protein codes for MRLQPPSNHQTRVRLELQIDLEYDIDRYGADFIFNIHAAQTPHQWVDNERLKLSQDIAHTMHTDPVTANRTLRLRGEPGTLHVQYNATVDISHHAADPCTLREVPVQCLPADTLHYLYPSRYCQSDRLLRLAANEFGALPHGYSRVQSICNWVQQQVSFVSNTSDANTSAVDTLVTQVGVCRDFAHLMITLCRALNIPARFATGTDYGADPALGPPDFHAYVEVYLGDRWYLFDPSGTATPMGLLRICTGRDAADVAFATIFGGVQAHPPVIRAFAVEDAGRGFVLPHLGSQALSTDRGSGMAAGFTAP; via the coding sequence ATGCGCTTGCAACCGCCGTCAAACCACCAGACCCGTGTTCGCCTGGAATTGCAAATCGATCTGGAGTACGACATTGATCGCTACGGAGCCGATTTCATTTTCAACATTCACGCGGCCCAAACGCCTCACCAATGGGTGGATAACGAACGCCTGAAGCTCAGCCAGGACATTGCGCACACGATGCACACAGACCCCGTCACGGCCAACCGCACCCTGCGTTTGCGTGGCGAACCCGGCACACTGCACGTGCAGTACAACGCCACCGTCGACATCTCGCACCATGCTGCGGACCCTTGCACGCTGCGTGAAGTGCCTGTGCAATGCTTGCCTGCGGACACCCTCCACTATCTGTACCCCAGCCGCTATTGCCAATCGGACCGCCTGCTGCGCCTCGCGGCGAATGAATTTGGCGCCCTGCCCCACGGCTACAGCCGCGTGCAGTCGATCTGCAACTGGGTCCAACAGCAGGTGTCCTTTGTGTCCAACACCTCCGACGCCAATACCTCTGCCGTGGACACGTTGGTGACGCAGGTGGGCGTATGCCGGGACTTCGCGCACCTGATGATCACGTTGTGCCGTGCGCTGAACATTCCTGCGCGGTTTGCCACCGGCACCGACTACGGCGCAGATCCCGCCCTGGGGCCGCCCGATTTTCACGCGTATGTCGAGGTCTATCTGGGCGACCGGTGGTACCTGTTTGACCCGTCGGGCACCGCCACGCCCATGGGGCTCTTGCGCATCTGCACCGGCCGCGACGCGGCTGACGTTGCATTTGCGACAATTTTCGGGGGCGTACAAGCTCACCCTCCGGTGATTCGGGCATTTGCCGTGGAGGATGCCGGGCGCGGCTTTGTGCTTCCCCACCTTGGCTCGCAAGCCCTGTCCACCGACCGTGGCTCGGGCATGGCAGCGGGTTTCACTGCACCCTGA
- a CDS encoding PAS domain S-box protein, with protein sequence MVLLGGGLSVLATLVAVAALAVNDFRAARANSETHAAMLARVLEDQATRTVGTAELALEALSGAPALNAASADPRSMAEALQQALVGLPFLRGLAVVDASGRVVASTLAGDADIFVDRALLGPQVRPGQSALGGVLAGRSLQSIRLRGTPMHAPKGVGYIPLLYGHTHPAGQALTLAALINPDALSNFQNLALESEPFDSVVTSYEGQILASSGAATAMLGQSVRHIPVFSQYLPRREHATYLGAGVLGPHQILSFRASETKPLVVIVEESYDSAVWRWLVDARALIGIGIALVLMALGLTIAVWRGVRNRESAHQALQGAQARIAQSERELTVLMRSVQELIFRTDLRGVITYVNAHWTTFSGKDTQRAIGQRLQDIVEPQSRRDVFNALDPGSDEGVRVCQVAARFEEGRELIFQMAVVPLRVDGRITGFAGSAVDVTERWAAEHQLQAQIAFQDLLLETNPLPISVTDAEGRFARVNRAWEEYKGWTRASVIGKKLADLFPPDEAKVQEAANAQLMRWGGRTYLDIKISHGDGSRRDTRIAKAAIADENGRVTGVLSILMDVSEFREAERATQEGRDAAEEASRAKSEFVANMSHELRTPLQSIMGFAELGVLRGKATPKLVGMFEDIHSAGQRMLTLVNDLLDVSKLESTVGTFHMERIDLRGVIRPVIRELEPLLARSHLMMEVRLSDMPLVAKADPLRFQQVIRNVVANAIKFSPPGSTITLEGYMDSKGQAHLVIQDEGPGIPDAELGRIFEAFVQSSKTKDGSGGTGLGLAICRKIVEAMGGQIYARNKPASGAAFHIVLPARGESQTQPAPLE encoded by the coding sequence ATGGTGCTGTTGGGCGGGGGGCTGTCTGTGCTGGCCACGCTGGTGGCGGTGGCTGCCTTGGCGGTCAATGACTTTCGTGCCGCGCGCGCCAACAGCGAGACGCACGCGGCCATGCTGGCCCGGGTGCTGGAAGACCAGGCCACACGGACTGTGGGTACCGCTGAACTGGCCCTGGAAGCCTTGTCGGGTGCCCCTGCGCTCAACGCTGCGTCGGCCGACCCTCGCAGCATGGCGGAGGCCCTCCAGCAGGCATTGGTGGGGCTGCCTTTTTTGCGAGGTCTTGCGGTGGTGGATGCCAGTGGGCGCGTGGTGGCCAGCACATTGGCGGGAGACGCGGATATTTTTGTGGACAGGGCCCTTCTCGGGCCCCAGGTCAGGCCGGGCCAGAGTGCGCTGGGGGGCGTGCTGGCCGGGCGTAGCTTGCAGAGCATTCGACTGCGCGGAACGCCCATGCACGCGCCCAAGGGCGTAGGCTATATCCCCCTGTTGTATGGGCATACCCATCCAGCCGGGCAAGCGCTGACGTTGGCTGCACTGATCAATCCTGACGCCTTGTCCAACTTCCAGAACCTGGCGTTGGAGTCGGAGCCGTTCGATTCGGTGGTCACGTCCTATGAGGGGCAAATTTTGGCCAGCTCTGGCGCTGCAACGGCCATGCTGGGGCAAAGCGTGCGGCATATCCCGGTGTTCAGCCAGTACTTGCCCCGGCGCGAACATGCCACGTATCTGGGCGCTGGTGTGTTGGGGCCTCACCAGATACTGAGCTTTCGTGCGTCTGAAACGAAGCCCTTGGTGGTCATTGTTGAAGAGTCGTACGACTCGGCGGTGTGGCGGTGGTTGGTAGACGCGCGCGCGCTGATTGGCATTGGCATCGCGCTGGTTCTGATGGCGCTGGGCCTGACCATCGCCGTGTGGCGCGGTGTGCGTAACCGTGAATCGGCGCATCAAGCGTTGCAGGGTGCGCAAGCGCGCATTGCCCAAAGTGAACGCGAGTTGACGGTGCTGATGCGCAGTGTGCAGGAGCTGATCTTTCGCACGGACTTGCGGGGCGTCATCACCTACGTCAATGCCCACTGGACAACGTTCAGTGGCAAGGACACCCAACGTGCGATTGGACAGCGGCTGCAGGATATTGTGGAGCCGCAAAGTCGCAGGGATGTTTTTAATGCCCTGGACCCCGGCTCTGACGAGGGGGTTCGCGTGTGTCAGGTGGCTGCACGCTTTGAAGAGGGGCGTGAGCTGATATTTCAGATGGCGGTGGTCCCGCTGCGGGTGGACGGGCGGATAACGGGCTTTGCAGGCAGCGCCGTGGATGTGACCGAGCGCTGGGCGGCAGAGCACCAGTTGCAGGCGCAAATAGCTTTCCAGGATCTGCTGCTGGAGACCAACCCGCTGCCCATCTCCGTGACCGACGCCGAGGGCCGTTTTGCGCGCGTCAACCGCGCATGGGAGGAATACAAAGGGTGGACGCGTGCTTCGGTGATTGGCAAAAAATTGGCCGATCTTTTTCCTCCTGATGAGGCGAAGGTACAAGAAGCTGCCAACGCGCAGCTCATGCGATGGGGTGGGCGCACCTATTTGGATATCAAGATTTCGCACGGCGATGGCTCGCGAAGGGACACGCGCATCGCCAAAGCGGCCATTGCCGACGAGAACGGACGGGTGACTGGCGTACTGAGCATCCTGATGGATGTGAGCGAGTTTCGCGAAGCCGAGCGGGCCACCCAGGAGGGACGGGATGCTGCCGAAGAGGCATCGCGTGCCAAGTCGGAGTTCGTGGCCAACATGAGCCACGAGCTGCGCACGCCCTTGCAGTCCATCATGGGTTTTGCCGAGCTGGGCGTGCTGCGCGGAAAAGCAACCCCTAAGCTGGTGGGAATGTTTGAAGACATCCATTCGGCAGGCCAGCGCATGCTGACCCTTGTGAACGACTTGCTGGATGTGTCCAAGCTCGAAAGCACCGTGGGCACTTTCCACATGGAGCGTATTGACCTGCGCGGCGTCATTCGCCCGGTGATCCGGGAGCTGGAGCCTTTGCTTGCACGCAGTCATTTGATGATGGAGGTGCGACTGTCGGACATGCCGCTGGTGGCCAAGGCCGACCCCTTGCGCTTTCAGCAGGTGATTCGCAACGTGGTGGCCAATGCCATCAAGTTCTCACCCCCCGGCAGCACCATCACACTAGAAGGTTACATGGACTCCAAGGGCCAGGCGCATCTGGTGATTCAGGACGAGGGACCAGGAATCCCGGATGCGGAGTTGGGCCGTATCTTTGAGGCCTTTGTGCAGTCCAGCAAGACCAAGGACGGATCGGGGGGGACAGGGTTGGGCCTGGCGATTTGCCGCAAGATCGTGGAAGCGATGGGCGGCCAGATATACGCCCGCAACAAGCCTGCCAGTGGCGCTGCCTTTCACATCGTTTTGCCAGCGCGGGGAGAATCGCAAACCCAGCCCGCACCGCTTGAGTAA
- a CDS encoding ABC transporter substrate-binding protein — MAVGACLAVWSMQATAGPVMQRVQSEAVVKVCIWPDYYGVTYRHPRTQELGGIDIELAAELGRDLKAKVEFVESSFPTLIDDLTHDRCDVAMFAIGILPQRAEKLAFTQPYLRSDIYGVTTKSNAVVKQWSDIDKPGVMVAVQSGTFMEPAMAQSLKKATMVTVKLPATRERELMAGRVDVFMTDYPYSRRLLDNADWARLIEPPQPFFVLPYAYAVKPGDEAWLTVMDAFVSRIKRDGRLKAAASHHGLDAIVVR, encoded by the coding sequence ATGGCCGTTGGCGCGTGTCTGGCGGTGTGGTCCATGCAGGCCACAGCCGGGCCAGTGATGCAGAGGGTGCAGTCCGAGGCGGTGGTGAAGGTGTGCATCTGGCCTGACTATTACGGGGTGACATACCGCCACCCGCGCACGCAGGAGCTGGGCGGAATCGATATTGAACTGGCCGCTGAGCTGGGCCGTGACCTGAAGGCCAAGGTCGAGTTCGTGGAGTCGTCATTCCCCACGCTCATTGACGATCTGACGCATGACCGGTGCGACGTCGCCATGTTTGCCATCGGCATATTGCCCCAGCGGGCAGAGAAACTGGCGTTCACGCAGCCTTATCTGCGCAGCGATATTTATGGCGTCACCACCAAGAGCAATGCCGTGGTCAAGCAATGGTCGGACATCGATAAACCTGGCGTGATGGTGGCGGTGCAGTCGGGTACGTTCATGGAGCCTGCGATGGCACAGAGCCTCAAGAAAGCGACGATGGTTACGGTGAAGCTCCCAGCCACCCGGGAACGCGAGTTGATGGCCGGGCGAGTGGATGTCTTCATGACCGACTATCCCTACAGTCGTCGCTTGTTGGACAACGCAGACTGGGCGCGCCTGATTGAGCCGCCACAGCCGTTTTTTGTGTTGCCCTACGCATACGCCGTCAAGCCTGGCGATGAGGCCTGGCTGACTGTGATGGATGCTTTTGTGAGCCGTATCAAGCGTGATGGCCGGTTGAAGGCTGCAGCCAGCCACCACGGCCTGGATGCGATTGTGGTGCGCTGA
- a CDS encoding HD-GYP domain-containing protein has product MTTASAQAGCPLLDGNARCFDEAAAAQMERFVSDFGRMYCERNEALREVTRAHHAALFQLSAAADLKDDDTGVHIVRIGYLAEALALFLGQSPDYARMLRKAAPMHDIGKIGIPDSVLKKPGPLTADERQSMNRHAAMGAEILGRSHIPVFLMAAELALTHHERYDGGGYPAGLAGDAIPLSGRITAVVDFFDAVTMDRVYRPAFTVEQALEMLSAERGKAFDPHVVDVFLAHAHEINDLRCKITRECPSFDALIDSL; this is encoded by the coding sequence ATGACCACTGCGAGCGCACAGGCCGGATGTCCGCTACTCGATGGGAATGCGCGGTGCTTTGACGAAGCGGCGGCGGCGCAGATGGAGCGATTTGTGTCGGATTTCGGGCGCATGTACTGCGAGCGCAATGAAGCTTTGCGCGAGGTGACGCGTGCCCACCATGCCGCGCTTTTTCAGCTCTCTGCCGCTGCGGATCTGAAGGACGATGACACGGGCGTTCATATCGTTCGCATTGGATATTTGGCAGAGGCGTTGGCACTTTTTCTGGGCCAAAGTCCCGACTATGCACGCATGCTGCGCAAGGCGGCGCCCATGCATGACATCGGCAAGATCGGCATCCCCGACAGCGTGCTCAAAAAGCCCGGCCCCCTGACGGCTGACGAGCGACAGAGCATGAACCGCCACGCCGCCATGGGCGCAGAGATTCTTGGGCGCTCGCACATCCCCGTTTTTTTGATGGCGGCCGAGCTGGCGTTGACGCACCATGAGCGTTATGACGGCGGGGGCTATCCCGCTGGTTTGGCAGGCGACGCGATTCCGTTGTCCGGCCGGATCACTGCAGTGGTGGATTTTTTTGATGCGGTGACCATGGACCGCGTATATCGGCCCGCTTTCACGGTGGAGCAAGCGTTGGAGATGTTGTCCGCTGAGCGGGGCAAGGCGTTTGATCCCCACGTGGTCGATGTGTTTTTGGCGCATGCCCATGAAATCAACGATTTACGGTGCAAGATCACGCGGGAATGCCCCTCGTTTGATGCACTGATCGATTCTTTGTGA